The bacterium sequence ATCGAGACCGGTCACGAAGGTCCGGTAGATGGCGTCCGCGGTGGCGCCGCCCTTCAGCGGACCGGAAGTGAAATCGAAGGGGAGGATCGGGTCGCCCCAGCTGTCCTCGAGGACTCCCGAGGAGGGGCCGTCGCCCCGACCCAGCTCACCGTGACATTTGGAGCACTGCATCAGGGCGTACGCCTCTCGGCCCTTGTCGACCGATTCGGACGTCGCCACGTAGTCGGGGACCGAACCGATGTCGATCGGTTCCGAGGTCTTCTGCCGCTGCCATTTGGGCGAGAAGGTCTTGATGAACTCGATGACGGCACGTCGGTCCGCCAGGGAGAGATCCGAGTGCGACGGCATGCCCGATCGCGAGATGCCCTCCGTGATCGTTCGCATCAGATCCTCGTCCGTCGGCAGGGAGCCGCTGGGAGTACTGCGGAACTTGAACGTTCCCGCGGTGAAATCGCGCGGATAGATCGCGATGACCACCCCATTCTGCTGAGCGCGATGGATGATCCCGGTGAGCCCCTTGCCGTCGCCATCGGCGCCGTGGCAAATGACACAGCGAGAGGCGTAGACGGCCGCGCCCCGCTCCACAAGGGCCGGGTCCTGACCGAGCGCGTCTCCCGGCAGCGCTGCCAGGCCTGCGACGGCAAGGAGTGCAACAATGACGGTTGTGTGCTTCATACGTCACCTCTACCTTTCTCCAATGAACGTGATTCGCTCCCCACGCCGGCTCGCTCTCGCAAGCCGAACCTCTGAATAGAGCTCGTCGAAGGCCGGCGTCATCTTCTCGACGAGTCCGGCCTCACTATCGCGGATCAGAAAC is a genomic window containing:
- a CDS encoding cytochrome c produces the protein MKHTTVIVALLAVAGLAALPGDALGQDPALVERGAAVYASRCVICHGADGDGKGLTGIIHRAQQNGVVIAIYPRDFTAGTFKFRSTPSGSLPTDEDLMRTITEGISRSGMPSHSDLSLADRRAVIEFIKTFSPKWQRQKTSEPIDIGSVPDYVATSESVDKGREAYALMQCSKCHGELGRGDGPSSGVLEDSWGDPILPFDFTSGPLKGGATADAIYRTFVTGLD